A stretch of Blautia liquoris DNA encodes these proteins:
- the ispF gene encoding 2-C-methyl-D-erythritol 2,4-cyclodiphosphate synthase, producing MRTGIGYDVHRLTRDRKLILGGVEIPCEMGLYGHSDADVLIHAVMDALLGAAALKDVGYHFPDTDPVYKDVSSIKLLGKVREMLEEHMYLIENIDAVIVAQKPKLRPYIDQMTRNIAEALKVEDKQVNVKATTEEGLGFTGHLEGISAHAVCSIVPALDYMQDDRVSSSCAGCGGCPRLDAK from the coding sequence ATGAGAACTGGAATAGGATATGATGTACACAGGCTTACCAGAGACAGAAAGCTGATTCTTGGTGGAGTTGAAATCCCCTGTGAGATGGGTCTTTACGGTCATTCTGATGCGGATGTTCTGATACATGCAGTGATGGATGCCCTCTTGGGAGCCGCCGCTCTTAAGGATGTTGGATATCATTTTCCGGATACAGATCCTGTTTATAAGGATGTATCCAGTATCAAGCTTCTGGGCAAAGTAAGAGAGATGCTTGAGGAACACATGTATCTGATTGAGAATATTGATGCAGTGATTGTCGCACAGAAACCAAAATTGCGGCCCTATATTGATCAGATGACAAGAAACATAGCAGAGGCGTTAAAAGTTGAAGATAAACAGGTGAATGTTAAGGCCACCACGGAAGAAGGGCTGGGATTTACCGGTCATCTCGAGGGAATATCGGCACATGCTGTGTGCTCAATCGTTCCGGCACTTGACTACATGCAAGATGATCGTGTCTCTTCATCCTGTGCCGGTTGTGGCGGATGCCCGAGACTTGATGCGAAATGA
- a CDS encoding glycosyltransferase family 2 protein: protein MKLLSIAVPCYNSSAYMRKCIDSLLVGGDEVEILIIDDGSTKDDTAKIADEYAAKYPDIVRTIHQENKGHGGAVNTGISKADGLYFKVVDSDDWVNIDAYKKILELLDEVTRGPRTLDVLISNYVYEKEGAKKKRVMRYPHEFPEGEMFEWSDIKNLRMTHYVLMHSLIFRTSLLRECGLKLPEHTFYVDNLFAFIPFPYVKTLYYLDVNFYRYFIGRADQSVNEDVMIGRVDQQLNVNYEMIEYMGRQKSLSRPQRKFMLHSLGIIMTVSSIMLIRADTPESLEKKRQLWDYLKKHDPLAYFSIRWGLTGGAMNLPGKGGRKVSITGYKIVQKLYGFN, encoded by the coding sequence ATGAAACTATTAAGTATAGCAGTGCCGTGTTACAATTCGTCGGCATATATGCGAAAGTGTATTGATTCCCTGCTTGTCGGAGGCGATGAGGTTGAGATCTTGATCATTGATGATGGATCGACAAAAGATGATACTGCCAAAATAGCAGACGAGTATGCGGCAAAATATCCAGATATTGTCCGTACGATTCATCAGGAAAACAAGGGCCACGGGGGAGCGGTAAATACCGGAATTTCAAAGGCAGACGGACTATATTTTAAGGTTGTTGACAGTGATGACTGGGTAAATATTGATGCATATAAGAAGATACTGGAGCTTTTGGATGAAGTAACCAGAGGCCCGAGAACGCTGGATGTACTCATATCTAACTATGTATACGAAAAGGAAGGTGCAAAGAAAAAAAGAGTGATGCGTTATCCACATGAATTCCCGGAAGGGGAGATGTTTGAGTGGAGTGATATCAAAAACCTGCGTATGACGCATTATGTGCTGATGCATTCTCTGATTTTTCGGACTTCTCTTTTAAGGGAATGCGGACTCAAACTGCCGGAGCATACATTCTATGTGGATAATCTATTTGCTTTTATCCCATTTCCATATGTGAAGACCCTATATTATCTGGATGTGAATTTTTATCGGTATTTTATCGGAAGAGCAGACCAGTCAGTCAATGAAGATGTTATGATTGGCAGGGTTGATCAACAGCTCAATGTCAATTATGAGATGATTGAATATATGGGGAGACAGAAATCTCTTAGCAGACCTCAGAGAAAATTTATGCTTCATTCACTGGGAATTATCATGACCGTGTCCTCCATTATGCTGATCCGTGCTGACACGCCGGAAAGCCTTGAGAAGAAGAGACAACTCTGGGATTATCTAAAGAAACACGATCCGCTTGCATACTTTAGCATTCGCTGGGGTCTGACAGGCGGAGCCATGAATCTGCCTGGGAAAGGTGGAAGAAAGGTATCCATAACCGGATATAAGATTGTACAGAAGCTATACGGATTCAATTAG
- the mutY gene encoding A/G-specific adenine glycosylase, translating to MLEKIVEPLLMWYDKNKRILPWRETFDAYDIWISEIMLQQTRVEAVKPYFLRFKTALPKMEDLASCPEDRLLKLWEGLGYYNRVRNMQKAAIQVVEKYNGKLPADYELLKTLPGIGNYTAGAIASIAYKIPVPAVDGNVLRVIARISENDDDIMKQSMKNRVQADLMKVMPKSDPGAFNQALMELGAVVCIPNGSPHCMVCPIAESCKARKGGRIDKYPVKGKAKARRLEKHTILLIQDGSRIALHKRPSRGLLAGLYEFPNLDGYKSRDEVLEQVKDYGLSPLRIQSLPKAKHIFSHVEWDMMGYAVQVSELDHPKDEKMLFVETEQTEKNYPVPRAYSAYARYVNLNLGRDKI from the coding sequence ATGTTAGAAAAAATTGTAGAACCACTATTGATGTGGTATGATAAAAACAAAAGAATTCTTCCCTGGCGGGAGACTTTTGATGCATATGATATCTGGATATCGGAAATTATGCTGCAGCAGACACGAGTAGAGGCAGTAAAACCTTATTTTCTCAGATTCAAAACAGCGCTGCCAAAGATGGAAGATCTGGCATCGTGTCCTGAAGACAGACTTTTGAAATTGTGGGAAGGCCTTGGGTACTATAACCGCGTGCGCAATATGCAAAAAGCTGCCATACAGGTTGTGGAGAAATATAACGGGAAACTTCCCGCTGACTACGAACTCCTGAAAACCCTTCCAGGCATAGGAAATTACACTGCCGGGGCGATTGCTTCGATTGCTTATAAAATCCCGGTTCCGGCTGTGGACGGGAATGTTCTTCGCGTAATTGCCAGAATTTCTGAGAATGATGACGATATTATGAAACAATCGATGAAAAACCGAGTGCAGGCTGATCTCATGAAAGTGATGCCAAAAAGCGATCCGGGAGCATTCAATCAGGCACTGATGGAACTTGGTGCTGTCGTCTGCATTCCGAATGGAAGTCCACACTGTATGGTATGTCCGATCGCAGAGAGCTGCAAGGCGAGAAAAGGCGGAAGAATTGATAAATACCCGGTAAAAGGCAAAGCGAAAGCCCGAAGGCTGGAGAAACACACGATTCTTCTCATACAGGACGGCAGCCGTATCGCACTTCATAAGAGACCCTCCCGGGGACTCCTGGCGGGACTTTATGAATTCCCGAACCTGGATGGTTATAAGAGCAGGGATGAGGTTTTGGAACAGGTGAAAGACTACGGACTATCTCCGCTCAGGATTCAGTCTCTTCCGAAAGCAAAGCATATTTTTTCCCATGTGGAATGGGATATGATGGGATATGCAGTTCAGGTTTCAGAGCTTGATCATCCAAAAGATGAAAAGATGTTATTTGTTGAAACAGAGCAGACAGAAAAGAATTATCCTGTCCCAAGAGCCTATTCTGCTTACGCCAGATATGTTAATCTAAATCTTGGACGAGATAAAATATAA
- a CDS encoding HAD family hydrolase — protein sequence MTDSIIFDLDGTLWDSTDSVAGAWNCVIAEETDLNKRVTADGLKKLFGKMMDDIAADVFTGETKSRQNELMNLCCQEEKRVLLRHPGTLYNGLEDTLKILSKNYRLFIVSNCPAGYIETFLKVTDFSDYFAGHLCPGDTGKAKAANIRAVMDSYGLSSPVYVGDTDGDENASREAGIPFIYASYGFGSAKDPDGIINSPKDLFDVLEQKN from the coding sequence TTGACTGATAGCATAATATTTGATTTGGACGGAACACTCTGGGATTCAACTGATTCAGTGGCCGGTGCATGGAACTGCGTCATAGCGGAAGAAACCGACTTGAATAAGCGCGTAACTGCAGACGGCTTAAAAAAGCTTTTCGGTAAAATGATGGACGATATCGCTGCCGATGTCTTCACTGGAGAGACTAAGAGCAGACAAAATGAACTTATGAATCTCTGCTGTCAGGAAGAGAAACGGGTTCTGCTTCGTCATCCGGGAACACTCTATAATGGTCTTGAAGATACACTGAAGATTCTTTCAAAAAATTACCGGCTCTTTATTGTAAGCAACTGTCCGGCCGGTTACATAGAAACTTTTCTTAAAGTAACTGACTTTTCAGACTACTTTGCCGGTCATCTCTGTCCGGGCGATACCGGAAAGGCTAAAGCAGCCAATATCCGTGCAGTCATGGATTCCTACGGTCTGTCATCCCCTGTCTATGTGGGTGATACAGATGGCGATGAGAATGCGTCCAGAGAAGCAGGCATTCCCTTTATCTATGCATCCTATGGTTTTGGATCCGCAAAAGATCCGGACGGAATAATCAATTCTCCCAAAGACCTGTTTGACGTTCTGGAACAGAAAAACTAA
- a CDS encoding tocopherol cyclase family protein — MKKHFHGQNKQSSYFEGWYFKQENNTETLAVIPAFHVDENGEKSVSMQVITGQSSWYLYFPVSMFRASSDRLGVKIGENIFTEKGIRLSIHEEGINLEGSVRFGNFTPMKKEIMGLFFYFPGMQCTHEVESLYHELKGDLYLNGNKISLDGGRGYLEKDRGRSFPKEYMWTQCGFEDQGGGCIMAAVADVPFLFGSFSGCICIILYRGKQYRFATYLGARVVLNQKSIVVIRQGIWTLRMTALQENPKILLAPSDGKLGRAIQESASCPVRYELFRGKKSVLRILGERAGWERG, encoded by the coding sequence TTGAAAAAACATTTTCACGGACAAAATAAACAAAGTTCTTATTTTGAAGGATGGTATTTTAAACAGGAAAATAATACGGAAACACTGGCTGTAATTCCGGCTTTTCATGTGGATGAAAATGGAGAGAAAAGTGTCAGTATGCAGGTTATCACGGGACAATCTTCCTGGTATTTATATTTTCCTGTAAGTATGTTTCGGGCAAGTTCGGACAGACTGGGAGTCAAAATCGGCGAAAATATATTCACAGAAAAGGGAATCCGTTTAAGCATACATGAGGAAGGCATTAATCTGGAAGGGAGTGTGAGATTTGGAAACTTTACACCAATGAAAAAAGAGATTATGGGGCTGTTCTTTTACTTTCCTGGTATGCAGTGCACTCATGAGGTGGAAAGCCTTTATCATGAGTTAAAGGGAGATCTATACTTAAATGGGAATAAAATCAGTCTGGATGGCGGAAGAGGGTATCTGGAAAAGGACAGAGGAAGATCCTTTCCGAAAGAGTATATGTGGACGCAGTGTGGATTTGAAGATCAGGGCGGGGGGTGTATTATGGCAGCAGTGGCAGATGTTCCCTTTTTATTCGGTAGTTTTTCCGGCTGCATTTGCATTATCCTATATCGCGGGAAACAATACAGATTTGCAACTTACCTAGGTGCAAGGGTTGTACTCAATCAAAAAAGTATTGTGGTGATTCGTCAGGGTATCTGGACTCTTCGCATGACTGCCTTGCAGGAAAACCCCAAGATTCTCCTTGCACCCTCGGACGGGAAGTTGGGCCGCGCCATACAGGAAAGTGCTTCATGTCCTGTGCGGTATGAGCTTTTTAGGGGTAAAAAGAGTGTCCTGCGAATTCTGGGAGAGAGAGCCGGGTGGGAGAGGGGCTGA
- the dtd gene encoding D-aminoacyl-tRNA deacylase, protein MKLVIQRVTEASVRADGNMIGHINQGLMVLVGIGQDDTMETADKYLKKMLALRIFEDEQGKTNLSLADVKGELLLISQFTLYANCRKGNRPSFIEAGGPHMADELYEYMIQEAKKQVPVVQTGEFGADMKVSLVNDGPFTVILEDL, encoded by the coding sequence ATGAAACTTGTAATTCAAAGGGTGACAGAAGCTTCTGTCAGGGCAGATGGAAACATGATTGGACACATCAATCAGGGATTGATGGTTTTGGTCGGAATTGGGCAGGATGATACGATGGAGACAGCAGACAAATATTTGAAGAAAATGCTGGCACTTCGAATCTTTGAAGATGAACAGGGAAAGACGAACCTGTCTTTGGCTGATGTGAAGGGGGAATTGCTTCTGATCTCGCAGTTTACGCTTTATGCGAACTGTCGCAAAGGAAATCGCCCCAGCTTTATCGAGGCCGGAGGACCCCATATGGCTGACGAATTGTATGAATATATGATACAGGAGGCAAAGAAGCAAGTACCTGTTGTTCAGACCGGAGAATTTGGCGCCGATATGAAAGTGTCTCTGGTAAATGATGGTCCATTTACGGTGATACTGGAAGACTTGTAA
- a CDS encoding arsenate reductase family protein gives MKPLILCYDRCSTCKKALKWLDDQNVVYDTRPIREEHPTVDELKKWYEKSGLPLKRFFNTSGNLYKEMKLKDKLPGMTEEEQLQLLAADGMLVKRPLVVGDDYVLTGFKEAEWGKIYRKAQS, from the coding sequence ATGAAGCCATTAATTTTGTGTTATGACAGATGCAGTACCTGTAAGAAGGCTTTGAAGTGGTTGGATGATCAAAATGTTGTATATGATACCCGCCCGATCCGGGAGGAGCATCCGACTGTGGATGAATTAAAGAAATGGTATGAAAAAAGCGGTCTTCCTTTAAAACGTTTTTTCAATACCAGCGGAAATCTTTATAAAGAGATGAAATTAAAGGATAAACTTCCCGGCATGACCGAAGAAGAGCAGCTTCAGCTGCTTGCTGCGGACGGTATGCTGGTAAAACGTCCGCTTGTTGTCGGAGATGATTATGTTCTAACAGGATTTAAAGAAGCGGAATGGGGAAAAATTTACAGAAAGGCACAATCATAA
- a CDS encoding AEC family transporter yields the protein MTVLFLMILVGVISYRKGVLDDISCAKITTLIVNVLNPMIIISGVLDTNIEKDIHIMDNLLLVVMMYALLITLSYLYVKLRRFEIKQARFYQLMMIFNNVGFIGIPLVRGLYGEKYIIYLVFYILVFNLLAYTLGIYLASKSSDKEADYSWKNIINMGFLACLLSLLIFIFRIPVAAPIKDACKYLGDASIPLSMLIIGASVARMSLRELFLQRQLYEFMFVKMLLIPSICVLIVKQLPVADEILGIFLLCVSMPCASIAGMLAQEYGGRGTEGNHLIAFTTVFSLLTVPIISLLL from the coding sequence ATGACAGTTTTGTTTCTTATGATCTTGGTCGGTGTTATCAGTTACAGGAAAGGGGTCCTGGATGACATATCATGTGCTAAGATTACAACACTGATTGTAAATGTATTAAATCCGATGATCATCATTTCAGGAGTACTTGATACAAATATTGAAAAAGATATCCATATCATGGATAACCTACTTCTCGTTGTAATGATGTATGCACTTCTGATTACCTTAAGTTACTTGTATGTTAAGCTGCGACGTTTTGAGATAAAACAGGCCAGATTTTATCAGCTTATGATGATTTTTAACAATGTAGGATTCATAGGGATTCCTCTTGTGAGAGGGCTTTATGGTGAAAAGTATATCATTTATCTGGTGTTTTATATCCTGGTTTTCAATCTCCTTGCGTATACATTGGGAATTTATCTGGCATCCAAATCGTCAGATAAGGAGGCGGATTATTCGTGGAAAAATATTATCAATATGGGATTTCTTGCCTGTCTGCTCAGCCTTTTAATCTTTATCTTTCGGATACCAGTGGCCGCACCGATAAAAGACGCCTGTAAGTATCTCGGGGATGCATCCATCCCTCTGTCTATGCTCATCATAGGGGCATCGGTGGCAAGGATGAGTCTCAGGGAACTTTTCTTACAGAGACAACTTTATGAGTTTATGTTTGTAAAGATGCTGCTGATTCCGTCTATCTGTGTATTGATAGTAAAACAACTTCCGGTTGCTGATGAGATATTGGGAATCTTTCTGTTATGTGTATCCATGCCCTGTGCGAGTATAGCAGGTATGCTTGCACAGGAATATGGGGGCAGAGGGACAGAAGGTAACCATCTTATTGCATTTACAACTGTGTTCTCTCTTCTGACAGTTCCTATCATCTCATTGCTGCTGTGA
- a CDS encoding ABC transporter permease encodes MLENIRLSFQGIWSHKMRSFLTMLGVIIGIASIIAIVSTIKGTNEQIKQNLIGAGNNNVSVTLRQGEDDYYMDQGLPQQVTVLKDDMKERLHHLDHVVNASFYYNRPYVDGIKRGSIRLDSGKACGIDTDYLNTSGYVISDGRGFVKSDYSDIHKVVLLDETAAVTLFDAGSALGNTIEIRGEPFTVVGLIKKAESFQPVIHSMEDYYTYYQDASGTVLMPDVCWPIVFQFDEPQNVVLRAESTESMSTVGKEAAKIMNEAVLDKEGDVKYKAEDLLKKARELQELSASTNNLLLCVAGISLLVGGIGVMNIMLVSVTERTSEIGLKKAIGARKRRILAQFLTEAAVLTSIGGVLGVVAGIILAKVISKVSQTPVAISVPAIFGSVGFSVVIGILFGLLPSIKASNLNPIEALRRE; translated from the coding sequence ATGTTGGAAAATATAAGACTATCCTTTCAGGGAATCTGGTCACATAAGATGCGCTCCTTCCTCACAATGTTGGGAGTTATCATAGGAATAGCATCAATTATAGCTATCGTTTCAACGATTAAGGGAACGAACGAACAGATCAAACAGAATCTGATTGGCGCCGGGAATAATAATGTGTCCGTCACATTAAGGCAAGGCGAGGATGACTACTATATGGATCAAGGGCTGCCACAGCAAGTCACAGTTCTTAAGGATGATATGAAAGAACGCCTGCATCATCTGGATCATGTAGTGAATGCATCCTTTTATTACAATAGGCCTTATGTAGATGGCATCAAACGCGGTTCCATCCGCCTTGACTCTGGAAAGGCCTGCGGAATTGACACGGACTATCTGAATACTTCCGGATATGTAATCAGTGATGGAAGAGGATTTGTCAAAAGTGATTACTCAGATATCCACAAAGTGGTACTTCTCGATGAAACGGCAGCTGTCACTCTTTTTGATGCAGGATCTGCTCTGGGCAATACGATTGAGATCAGAGGAGAACCTTTTACAGTTGTAGGTCTGATCAAGAAGGCGGAATCTTTTCAACCCGTGATTCATTCTATGGAGGACTATTATACATATTACCAGGATGCATCGGGAACCGTACTGATGCCGGATGTCTGCTGGCCGATAGTCTTTCAGTTTGATGAGCCTCAAAATGTGGTTCTGCGGGCAGAAAGCACGGAGTCTATGAGCACTGTCGGAAAAGAAGCTGCTAAGATTATGAACGAGGCAGTATTAGATAAAGAAGGAGATGTTAAATACAAAGCAGAAGACCTTCTAAAAAAAGCCAGGGAACTGCAGGAGTTAAGTGCCAGCACGAATAACCTGTTACTATGTGTGGCGGGTATCTCTCTGTTGGTTGGTGGTATCGGAGTTATGAACATCATGCTGGTATCTGTCACTGAGCGGACCAGTGAAATTGGTCTGAAAAAGGCCATCGGTGCCAGAAAGCGACGGATACTTGCGCAGTTTCTCACAGAGGCAGCTGTACTCACCAGTATCGGAGGGGTGTTGGGAGTTGTGGCTGGAATCATTCTGGCCAAAGTGATATCAAAAGTCTCGCAGACTCCGGTGGCAATTTCTGTACCGGCGATTTTCGGATCTGTGGGATTCTCCGTTGTGATCGGAATCCTGTTCGGGCTGCTTCCCTCCATTAAGGCTTCGAATCTGAATCCGATTGAGGCACTGAGACGTGAATAG
- a CDS encoding biotin/lipoyl-binding protein has protein sequence MTKRKRIVTILLSAAGICAAGSGVVYAVKSTQKSEVLVVPVSEVNNGGYWDDAAQNMDGMVTSDTTQNVYLTDTQTVEEVKVKEGDIVKEGDVLLTYDMELSSLNLEMQKLSRDQAEIHVKIAENDLKKLKKIKSASNNPAASVPVGSDSIDVGGDDEGDNDSDPETEQTPSPTETPTEIPTETPTPSAPTVFSKDNPLSYSNRQQYYDGEGDKDKPYRFLCENGTVIEASFMNAMMGYVYDENGVRGEKAGKTFFFVLEVREGDKKEGNLIKGWKQNGASIEKPFDEDWRGELELKSNSDSFIETSAGNMKIKPLNLAMRGKKKFIFTDTRGASASPNSQKRKESPKPSMTPSVVSSDTVYTKDELASAIKDKEKELSALRLDLQEQNMKLNTAQKTLDEGQVTAKFGGVVKNVGDPKNPPRDGSPFLVVSGTEGLYVRGLVSELMLDKIKEGNVVSVTSYESGTTCEATVKEVSPYPSEQYNNYSDSNASGYPLTLLIKEGGEQFRNNEGVGISLDSQSDGNMGGGLSLSRAFIKEENGAKYVYVRGKDKRLKRKKINTGRLIWGDCYEIKDGVGEEDWIAFPYAKNVREGAKTKEGSSEQLYR, from the coding sequence ATGACAAAGAGAAAAAGAATTGTGACAATTTTACTATCTGCAGCGGGCATATGTGCTGCCGGATCTGGTGTTGTATATGCGGTAAAGAGTACGCAAAAATCGGAAGTACTGGTTGTACCTGTAAGCGAAGTGAACAATGGCGGATACTGGGATGATGCCGCCCAGAATATGGATGGGATGGTGACATCGGACACGACTCAAAACGTCTATCTGACGGATACCCAGACCGTTGAAGAGGTAAAGGTAAAGGAAGGCGATATCGTGAAAGAAGGAGATGTCCTTCTCACATATGACATGGAATTGTCAAGCCTTAATCTTGAAATGCAGAAACTCTCGAGAGATCAGGCAGAGATTCATGTAAAAATCGCTGAAAATGATCTGAAAAAATTAAAAAAGATAAAGTCAGCCTCAAACAATCCTGCTGCGTCTGTACCTGTCGGCAGTGACAGCATAGATGTCGGCGGCGACGATGAGGGAGATAATGACTCAGATCCGGAAACGGAACAAACGCCTAGTCCGACTGAGACACCGACTGAGATACCGACTGAGACGCCGACTCCGTCTGCGCCTACAGTGTTCAGTAAGGACAACCCGCTGAGCTATAGTAATAGGCAGCAGTACTATGACGGTGAAGGGGATAAGGATAAACCTTATCGTTTCCTTTGTGAGAACGGGACGGTAATCGAAGCTTCTTTTATGAATGCAATGATGGGATATGTCTATGATGAAAATGGTGTGCGGGGAGAGAAAGCTGGAAAAACTTTCTTTTTCGTTTTGGAAGTCAGAGAGGGAGATAAAAAAGAAGGAAACCTGATCAAAGGATGGAAACAGAATGGTGCGAGTATTGAAAAACCTTTCGATGAAGACTGGAGAGGAGAACTGGAATTAAAGAGTAATTCGGACTCCTTCATTGAGACATCGGCGGGAAATATGAAGATAAAGCCCCTTAATCTTGCGATGAGAGGCAAAAAAAAATTTATATTTACGGATACAAGAGGTGCGAGTGCCAGCCCGAATTCTCAAAAGAGGAAAGAAAGTCCGAAACCGTCTATGACGCCTTCAGTGGTTTCTTCGGATACCGTGTACACGAAGGATGAACTGGCATCTGCAATTAAGGACAAGGAAAAGGAGTTATCTGCACTGAGGCTGGATCTGCAAGAGCAGAATATGAAATTAAATACGGCACAGAAGACTTTAGATGAAGGACAGGTCACTGCAAAGTTTGGCGGTGTTGTGAAAAATGTCGGTGACCCGAAAAATCCACCCAGAGATGGCTCTCCGTTTCTGGTGGTATCCGGGACAGAGGGACTGTATGTGCGCGGATTGGTCAGTGAACTGATGCTTGATAAAATCAAAGAGGGCAATGTGGTAAGTGTGACATCTTACGAAAGCGGTACTACATGCGAGGCGACAGTCAAAGAGGTCTCCCCGTATCCTTCGGAACAATATAACAACTATTCCGATTCGAATGCATCCGGGTATCCGCTTACATTGCTGATCAAAGAGGGTGGAGAACAGTTCAGGAACAATGAGGGTGTGGGAATTTCTCTGGATTCGCAGTCAGATGGCAATATGGGCGGCGGACTCTCCTTAAGCAGAGCATTTATCAAGGAAGAGAATGGTGCAAAATATGTCTACGTACGCGGAAAAGATAAGAGACTGAAACGCAAAAAGATCAACACTGGCCGCCTGATCTGGGGTGATTGCTACGAGATAAAAGACGGTGTCGGCGAGGAGGATTGGATTGCATTCCCCTATGCGAAGAATGTAAGGGAAGGCGCTAAGACAAAGGAAGGAAGCAGCGAACAGCTGTATCGATAG
- a CDS encoding ABC transporter ATP-binding protein has protein sequence MILELKDICKDYRQDKLVIPVLKNISFEMEEGEYVAVMGPSGSGKTTLMNIIGCLDQATSGTYLFDGEDMGSCTENRMSDIRLSKIGFIFQNFELLPRQSAIDNVSLPLIYKGMPKNDRKDLASSALERVGLSDRVNFKPTQLSGGQKQRVAIARAMVNHPKILLADEPTGALDSTSGSQIMELFQKLNEEGISILMITHDQQIASYADRKIEIKDGVLSRKEGTVL, from the coding sequence GTGATTCTTGAATTAAAAGATATCTGTAAAGACTACAGACAGGATAAACTTGTAATTCCGGTCCTGAAAAATATCAGCTTCGAGATGGAAGAGGGGGAGTATGTGGCAGTTATGGGACCTTCCGGTTCCGGAAAAACGACACTTATGAATATTATCGGTTGTCTCGATCAGGCCACAAGCGGGACTTATCTGTTCGATGGGGAAGATATGGGAAGCTGCACAGAGAATCGAATGTCAGATATCCGTCTTTCCAAAATTGGATTTATCTTTCAAAATTTTGAGCTGCTGCCGCGGCAGTCTGCTATCGACAATGTATCCCTGCCTCTGATATATAAGGGGATGCCAAAAAACGATCGAAAAGATCTGGCGTCTTCGGCACTGGAACGAGTAGGACTATCTGATCGTGTGAATTTTAAACCGACACAACTTTCCGGCGGGCAGAAACAACGAGTTGCAATCGCAAGAGCCATGGTCAATCATCCTAAGATTTTGCTTGCAGATGAACCTACAGGAGCCTTAGATTCTACTTCCGGGAGTCAGATCATGGAATTATTTCAGAAACTAAATGAAGAGGGGATCAGCATTTTGATGATTACACATGATCAACAGATTGCCTCTTATGCAGACCGAAAGATTGAGATTAAAGATGGAGTCTTAAGCCGAAAGGAGGGGACGGTTTTATGA